A region of Micromonospora sp. WMMD882 DNA encodes the following proteins:
- a CDS encoding helix-turn-helix domain-containing protein, with protein sequence MAAAHAVSPRYLHGLFEQQGLTVAGWIRRSRLERCRHDLADPRQRRRTVQAIAARWGFTSDAHFSRLFRAAYGVTPGEYRRQATVLCRVDQLHFPDIGASLNLDAPISGKWRGES encoded by the coding sequence ATCGCCGCGGCCCACGCAGTCTCGCCCCGCTACCTGCACGGACTCTTCGAGCAACAGGGTCTGACGGTGGCCGGATGGATACGGCGGAGCCGGCTGGAGCGCTGCCGTCACGACCTCGCCGACCCGCGCCAGCGCCGGCGTACCGTCCAGGCGATCGCGGCCCGCTGGGGTTTCACCAGCGACGCCCACTTCAGCCGGCTCTTCCGCGCCGCCTACGGCGTGACGCCCGGTGAGTACCGGCGGCAGGCCACCGTCCTCTGCCGAGTTGACCAACTCCATTTCCCCGATATCGGGGCATCCCTCAACCTGGACGCCCCGATATCGGGGAAATGGCGCGGCGAATCGTGA
- a CDS encoding alpha/beta hydrolase: MTRPPTGSMAGPMAGPTSRPTTTPAGGGGPAGGAAGVSAGVSADGGYARLWATDPGVWDRAGVAWRGLDAVLGRRAAGLAAGAGRLRAGWRGVAADTADGRLTALRAELTSVAPALIEVDQTLAEFAARLRLARARLAEAVRQIDAAGLQVDRAGRVSAGPTYRPPSPGPAPTAAPGRSSAPGPARPGAGPGQALGAGQALGAGQAAEVARLSGAIGGALALAEAADREAAARLGELASAGRAGWTQPPPGYRPPPGADPALVRRWWTGLTPAQRRWLVAHEPARIGRLDGVPVAARDQANRLLLPELRERLLAQRRELSRRKPFGPVELAAVARVDARLAGLDALTDRLATPGSAGAPRAYLLGLDVAGDGRAVVAVGNPDRTDRVLTYVPGMTADLADADDELGRAARVAARCATLDPTRATSAVLWLDYDAPDFVHEAYRDRQAVDAGAGLHRFQEGLRLTHEGPPARQTVLGHSYGSLVVGTAAREHGLAADALVFVGSPGVGVDHAADLRLPPGQVWASTADDDVIGVVRRPVELAGRAAVGGVLPWLAGDLVGRPDDDLWFGRDPSDPSFGGRTFPSGRYGHTGYWEPANPALDGMARIVLGR, from the coding sequence ATGACCCGCCCGCCGACCGGGTCGATGGCCGGGCCGATGGCCGGGCCGACGAGCCGGCCGACGACCACCCCGGCGGGAGGCGGCGGCCCGGCGGGAGGGGCCGCCGGGGTGTCCGCCGGGGTGTCCGCCGACGGTGGGTACGCCCGGCTGTGGGCGACCGACCCGGGCGTCTGGGATCGGGCCGGCGTGGCCTGGCGGGGACTGGACGCCGTGCTGGGCCGACGGGCCGCCGGGCTGGCCGCCGGGGCGGGGCGGCTGCGGGCCGGCTGGCGGGGCGTCGCCGCCGACACGGCGGACGGCCGTCTCACCGCGCTGCGCGCCGAGCTGACCTCGGTCGCGCCGGCCCTGATCGAGGTGGACCAGACCCTCGCCGAGTTCGCCGCCCGGTTGCGGCTGGCCCGGGCCCGCCTGGCCGAGGCGGTACGCCAGATCGACGCGGCGGGTCTCCAGGTCGACCGGGCCGGCCGGGTCAGCGCCGGCCCGACCTACCGGCCACCGTCGCCCGGCCCGGCCCCGACCGCCGCCCCGGGCCGGTCGAGCGCGCCGGGGCCGGCCCGGCCCGGGGCGGGGCCCGGGCAGGCGCTCGGGGCCGGGCAGGCGCTCGGGGCCGGGCAGGCGGCCGAGGTCGCTCGGCTCTCCGGCGCGATCGGGGGCGCGCTCGCGCTCGCCGAGGCGGCCGACCGGGAGGCGGCGGCCCGGCTAGGCGAGCTGGCCTCCGCCGGGCGCGCCGGCTGGACGCAGCCGCCGCCCGGGTACCGTCCGCCGCCGGGGGCCGATCCGGCGCTGGTCCGACGCTGGTGGACCGGGCTCACCCCGGCCCAGCGACGCTGGCTGGTCGCTCACGAGCCGGCCCGGATCGGACGCCTCGACGGCGTGCCGGTGGCCGCCCGGGACCAGGCGAACCGTCTCCTGCTGCCCGAGCTCCGGGAGCGGCTGCTCGCCCAGCGGCGGGAGCTGTCGCGCCGGAAGCCGTTCGGGCCGGTGGAGCTGGCCGCGGTGGCCCGGGTCGACGCCCGGCTGGCCGGGCTGGACGCGCTCACCGACCGGTTGGCCACGCCGGGCTCGGCCGGCGCGCCCCGGGCGTACCTGCTCGGGCTGGACGTGGCCGGGGACGGCCGGGCGGTGGTCGCGGTCGGCAACCCGGACCGCACCGACCGGGTGTTGACGTACGTGCCGGGGATGACCGCCGACCTGGCCGACGCCGACGACGAGCTGGGTCGGGCGGCGCGGGTGGCCGCCCGCTGCGCCACGCTCGACCCGACCCGGGCCACCTCGGCGGTGCTCTGGCTGGACTACGACGCCCCGGATTTCGTCCACGAGGCGTACCGCGACCGGCAGGCCGTGGACGCCGGGGCCGGGCTGCACCGGTTCCAGGAGGGGCTGCGGCTCACCCACGAGGGGCCGCCGGCCCGGCAGACCGTGCTCGGGCACAGCTACGGGTCACTGGTGGTCGGCACGGCCGCCCGGGAGCACGGGCTGGCCGCCGACGCGCTGGTCTTCGTCGGCTCACCCGGGGTGGGCGTCGACCACGCCGCCGATCTGCGTCTGCCGCCCGGTCAGGTGTGGGCGAGCACCGCCGACGACGACGTGATCGGCGTGGTCCGCCGGCCGGTGGAGCTGGCCGGTCGGGCGGCGGTCGGCGGGGTCCTGCCGTGGCTGGCCGGTGACCTGGTCGGCCGCCCCGACGACGATCTCTGGTTCGGCCGGGATCCGAGCGACCCGAGCTTCGGCGGGCGCACCTTCCCGAGCGGCCGGTACGGCCACACCGGCTACTGGGAGCCGGCCAATCCCGCCCTGGACGGCATGGCCCGGATCGTGCTGGGCCGATGA
- a CDS encoding alpha/beta hydrolase — protein MTSLLGRVPRPRGAVGKAAGLLGAAVGVAAAGLAAGVATERALVRRYKADPTDRYADEVFGQQRYDEAFRMTLPDGTDVYVEVVEPTRPPVDGVPPADRPTVVLVHGFCLDMGTFHFQRKLLAQRGGHRVVAYDQPGHGRSGKLASGDYDIAALGHTLRRVLDRTAPEGPLVLVGHSMGGMTIMAFAELYPEMFGDRVIGAALMATSGGLLAETKLVAPALLGKVGPPVLYMVNTTTRYGGPVIDRVRHSTSNVSWLLTRRFGFGTPNPSPALVSYVEEMNSRTSADTVTRYLRTLATHSRYPALAALAGTPVLVVAGEKDMITPVTHSEEIVRRLPHAEFVRIPDGGHVVMLEHADEVDAALTSFLERL, from the coding sequence ATGACCTCCCTGCTCGGCCGGGTGCCCCGCCCCCGCGGCGCGGTCGGGAAGGCGGCCGGTCTGCTCGGCGCGGCGGTCGGCGTGGCCGCCGCCGGGCTCGCCGCGGGCGTGGCCACCGAGCGCGCCCTGGTCCGCCGCTACAAGGCCGACCCCACCGACCGGTACGCCGACGAGGTGTTCGGCCAGCAACGGTACGACGAAGCGTTCCGGATGACGCTGCCCGACGGCACCGACGTGTACGTGGAGGTGGTCGAGCCGACCCGCCCGCCGGTCGACGGCGTCCCCCCGGCGGACCGGCCCACCGTCGTCCTGGTGCACGGCTTCTGCCTGGACATGGGCACCTTCCACTTCCAGCGCAAACTCCTCGCCCAGCGCGGCGGGCACCGGGTCGTCGCGTACGACCAGCCCGGCCACGGCCGCTCCGGCAAACTGGCCAGCGGCGACTACGACATCGCCGCGCTCGGCCACACCCTGCGCCGGGTGCTCGACCGGACCGCCCCGGAGGGGCCGCTGGTGCTGGTCGGGCACTCGATGGGTGGCATGACCATCATGGCGTTCGCCGAGCTGTACCCGGAGATGTTCGGTGACCGGGTGATCGGCGCCGCGCTGATGGCCACCTCCGGTGGTCTGCTCGCCGAGACGAAACTGGTCGCCCCGGCCCTGCTCGGCAAGGTCGGGCCGCCGGTGCTCTACATGGTCAACACCACCACCCGGTACGGCGGCCCGGTCATCGACCGGGTGCGCCACTCCACCTCCAACGTCTCCTGGCTGCTCACCCGCCGGTTCGGCTTCGGCACCCCGAACCCGAGCCCGGCCCTGGTGTCGTACGTGGAGGAGATGAACTCCCGGACCTCCGCCGACACGGTGACCCGCTACCTGCGTACCCTGGCCACCCACTCGCGGTACCCGGCGCTCGCCGCGCTGGCCGGCACCCCCGTGCTGGTGGTCGCCGGCGAGAAGGACATGATCACTCCGGTGACCCACTCGGAGGAGATCGTCCGGCGGCTGCCGCACGCCGAGTTCGTCCGGATCCCCGACGGTGGCCACGTGGTGATGCTGGAGCACGCGGACGAGGTCGACGCCGCGCTGACGAGCTTCCTGGAGAGGCTGTGA
- a CDS encoding DUF4142 domain-containing protein: MAPLDSVRREPAHRPARPGATALVLALAAALSLTTTGPAHASTARAAPASAARTAPPDHPAHAAFPASEAHASTVHADTVHADMVRAAGGSPARAAAARAVVPGSAVLAAPAGPKQLNATDMTLLNGVRLAGLWEMPAGQMAAEKGSAPKVREIGAAIADEHRELDELVVNAANRLGATIPDEPTAEQKAWLAEMQNATGARFDQIFVTRLRVAHGKILPVISAVRASTRDATVRKLADDANEFVLHHMSMLESTGLVRYAELPPAALPAPQEDSLLAVAAANPARDLPVSTTVVWLVFLAALATAGITTHRLLRRPR; the protein is encoded by the coding sequence ATGGCACCGCTGGATTCCGTACGCCGGGAACCCGCCCACCGCCCGGCCCGCCCGGGGGCGACGGCGCTGGTCCTCGCCCTCGCCGCCGCCCTCAGCCTCACCACCACCGGCCCGGCCCACGCCAGCACGGCCCGCGCCGCCCCGGCCAGCGCGGCCCGTACCGCGCCCCCCGACCACCCGGCCCACGCCGCGTTCCCCGCCAGCGAAGCCCACGCCAGCACCGTCCACGCCGACACCGTCCACGCCGACATGGTCCGCGCCGCCGGCGGCAGCCCGGCGCGCGCCGCCGCGGCTCGTGCCGTCGTGCCCGGCAGCGCGGTCCTCGCCGCTCCCGCCGGGCCGAAGCAGCTCAACGCCACCGACATGACCCTGCTCAACGGGGTGCGGCTGGCCGGACTGTGGGAGATGCCGGCCGGTCAGATGGCGGCCGAGAAGGGCAGCGCCCCGAAGGTCCGCGAGATCGGCGCGGCGATCGCCGACGAGCACCGCGAACTGGACGAGCTGGTGGTCAACGCCGCCAACCGGCTCGGCGCGACCATTCCCGACGAGCCGACCGCCGAGCAGAAGGCGTGGCTGGCGGAGATGCAGAACGCCACCGGCGCCCGGTTCGACCAGATTTTCGTGACCCGGCTCCGGGTGGCGCACGGCAAGATCCTGCCGGTGATCTCGGCGGTACGGGCCAGCACCCGGGACGCCACGGTCCGCAAACTCGCCGACGACGCGAACGAGTTCGTGCTGCACCACATGTCCATGCTGGAAAGTACCGGCCTGGTGCGGTACGCCGAACTCCCGCCGGCCGCCCTGCCCGCCCCGCAGGAGGACTCCCTGCTGGCGGTGGCCGCCGCCAACCCCGCCCGTGACCTCCCGGTCAGCACCACCGTGGTCTGGCTGGTCTTCCTGGCCGCCCTGGCCACCGCCGGCATCACCACCCACCGCCTGCTCCGCCGCCCCCGCTGA
- the ung gene encoding uracil-DNA glycosylase, with translation MPDDVPTLDLPALLPQPWRAVLAPHLDPARTAALGGFVAREYAAGPVYPPLEDLFSAYRLCAPQDCRVLILGQDPYHKAGQAHGLSFSVRDGVPVPPSLRNVFKELAEDVGVPKPRGGNLSGWAAQGVLLLNAVLTVREAKPGSHANSGWEEFTDATIRALDALDHRVVFLLWGGYARKKAALVTNPRHVVLEAGHPSPMNPRGFLGSRPFSATNKALADAGLPTLDWERTAG, from the coding sequence ATGCCCGACGACGTGCCGACCCTGGACCTGCCGGCCCTGCTGCCGCAGCCCTGGCGTGCCGTGCTCGCCCCGCACCTCGACCCGGCCCGTACGGCCGCGCTGGGCGGGTTCGTCGCCCGGGAGTACGCCGCCGGCCCGGTCTACCCGCCGCTGGAGGACCTGTTCTCGGCGTACCGGCTGTGCGCCCCGCAGGACTGCCGGGTGCTGATCCTCGGGCAGGACCCGTACCACAAGGCCGGGCAGGCGCACGGGCTGAGCTTCAGCGTCCGCGACGGGGTGCCGGTGCCGCCGTCGCTGCGCAATGTCTTCAAGGAGCTGGCCGAGGACGTCGGCGTCCCGAAGCCGAGGGGCGGCAACCTGAGCGGCTGGGCGGCACAGGGGGTGCTGCTGCTCAACGCGGTGCTCACCGTCCGGGAGGCCAAGCCGGGCTCGCACGCCAACTCCGGCTGGGAGGAGTTCACCGACGCCACCATCCGGGCGTTGGACGCCCTCGACCATCGGGTCGTCTTCCTGCTCTGGGGCGGGTACGCCCGCAAGAAGGCCGCCCTGGTCACCAACCCGCGGCACGTGGTGCTGGAGGCCGGTCATCCCAGCCCGATGAACCCGCGCGGCTTCCTCGGCAGTCGCCCGTTCAGCGCCACCAACAAGGCGCTCGCCGACGCCGGCCTGCCCACCCTCGACTGGGAGCGCACCGCCGGCTGA
- the tsaE gene encoding tRNA (adenosine(37)-N6)-threonylcarbamoyltransferase complex ATPase subunit type 1 TsaE, which yields MTVTVGLPTLADTHAFGRRLAGLLRAGDLVLLTGPLGAGKTALTQGIGAGLGVLGDVTSPTFVIARAHRPDPARGGTLGLVHADAYRLGDATDPRAEIDDLDLDASLDDAVTVVEWGEGLAEHLTESHLHVRLDRHDDDTRTAELVPVGGDWPSRLTAL from the coding sequence ATCACGGTGACGGTGGGGCTGCCCACGCTGGCCGACACGCACGCGTTCGGGCGGCGGCTCGCCGGGCTGCTCCGCGCCGGTGACCTGGTGCTGCTCACCGGGCCGCTGGGGGCCGGCAAGACCGCGCTCACCCAGGGCATCGGCGCGGGCCTGGGCGTGCTCGGCGACGTCACCTCGCCGACCTTCGTGATCGCCCGGGCGCACCGGCCGGACCCGGCCCGGGGCGGCACGCTCGGGCTGGTGCACGCCGACGCGTACCGGCTGGGGGACGCCACCGACCCGCGCGCCGAGATCGACGACCTTGACCTGGACGCCTCGCTGGACGACGCGGTCACCGTGGTCGAATGGGGAGAGGGGCTGGCCGAGCACCTCACCGAGTCGCACCTGCACGTCCGGCTGGACCGGCACGACGACGACACCCGCACCGCCGAGCTGGTGCCGGTGGGCGGCGACTGGCCCAGCCGCCTCACCGCCCTCTGA
- the tsaB gene encoding tRNA (adenosine(37)-N6)-threonylcarbamoyltransferase complex dimerization subunit type 1 TsaB, with amino-acid sequence MLVLVVDSSTPAVTAALAEVTADGVTIRAQRHAVDARAHGELLAPQVAAVLAEVGARPADLGAIVAGLGPGPFTGLRVGLVTAATMGQALGVPTYGVCSLDAIGQPAAAGEPVLAASDARRREIYWAVYDGAGERIAGPDVALPTVVAERARDLGVTGMVGDGAHRYADVLGLPLRAEPRYPSAAALAALVAGRIRAAAPGDRLTPLYLRRPDAVAATARKSVLP; translated from the coding sequence GTGCTCGTACTGGTGGTGGACTCCTCGACCCCGGCGGTGACCGCCGCCCTCGCGGAGGTCACGGCAGACGGCGTCACGATCCGCGCCCAGCGGCACGCCGTCGACGCCCGCGCCCACGGTGAGCTGCTCGCGCCGCAGGTCGCGGCGGTGCTCGCCGAGGTGGGCGCCCGCCCGGCCGACCTGGGCGCGATCGTCGCCGGGCTCGGCCCCGGCCCCTTCACCGGGCTGCGGGTCGGACTGGTCACCGCCGCCACCATGGGGCAGGCGCTGGGCGTCCCCACGTACGGGGTGTGCTCGCTGGACGCCATCGGCCAGCCGGCGGCGGCCGGCGAACCGGTGCTGGCCGCGAGCGACGCGCGTCGCCGCGAGATCTACTGGGCGGTCTACGACGGGGCCGGCGAGCGGATCGCCGGGCCGGACGTGGCCCTGCCGACGGTGGTCGCCGAGCGGGCCCGCGACCTCGGCGTCACCGGCATGGTCGGGGACGGCGCGCACCGCTACGCCGACGTGCTCGGCCTGCCGCTGCGGGCCGAGCCGCGCTACCCGTCGGCCGCCGCGCTGGCCGCCCTGGTCGCCGGACGGATCCGCGCCGCCGCCCCCGGTGACCGGCTCACCCCGCTCTACCTGCGCCGACCCGACGCGGTGGCGGCCACCGCCCGCAAGTCCGTGCTGCCGTGA
- the alr gene encoding alanine racemase — protein sequence MWQAEARVDLDAIRENVARLRSGTSAELMAVVKADGYGHGMLPSARAALEAGADWLGVCTLDEALTLRRAGVTAPVLAWLLSPGLPLHEGVAADVDLSAASLSQLDEMVGAARLAGRPVRLHLKIDTGLSRNGATVADWPALLEAAAKAQADGLVDVVGVWSHFVYADLPGHPTIDRQLAVFHEGLGLVERAGLRPRHRHLANSAATLTRPDTHFDLVRPGIALYGLSPVAGERYGLRPAMTARARVMLTKRVPAGTGVSYGHTYTTAGETTLAVVPVGYGDGVPRHASNVGPVRLAGRNRTIAGRVCMDQIVVDCGDDPVAPGDVATLFGDGADGGPTADDWAEAVGTINYEIVTRFGGVRTTRVYHGERT from the coding sequence ATGTGGCAGGCCGAGGCACGAGTCGATCTTGACGCGATCCGGGAGAACGTCGCCCGGCTGCGGTCCGGCACCAGCGCCGAGCTGATGGCGGTGGTCAAGGCCGACGGGTACGGGCACGGCATGCTGCCCTCGGCCCGCGCGGCGTTGGAGGCCGGCGCGGACTGGCTCGGCGTCTGCACCCTGGACGAGGCGTTGACGCTGCGCCGGGCCGGGGTCACCGCGCCGGTGCTGGCCTGGCTGCTCAGCCCGGGGCTGCCGCTGCACGAGGGGGTCGCCGCCGACGTGGATCTCTCCGCGGCGAGTCTGTCGCAGCTCGACGAGATGGTCGGGGCGGCCCGGCTGGCGGGGCGTCCGGTCCGGCTGCACCTCAAGATCGACACCGGCCTGTCCCGCAACGGCGCGACCGTCGCCGACTGGCCGGCCCTGCTGGAGGCGGCCGCGAAGGCCCAGGCCGACGGCCTGGTGGACGTGGTCGGGGTGTGGAGTCACTTCGTCTACGCCGACCTGCCCGGCCACCCGACCATCGACCGGCAGCTGGCGGTCTTCCACGAGGGGCTGGGCCTGGTCGAGCGGGCCGGGCTGCGCCCCCGGCACCGGCACCTGGCCAACTCGGCGGCCACCCTGACCCGCCCCGACACCCACTTCGACCTGGTCCGTCCCGGTATCGCGCTCTACGGTCTCTCCCCGGTGGCCGGCGAACGCTACGGGCTGCGCCCCGCCATGACCGCCCGTGCCCGGGTCATGCTCACCAAACGCGTCCCCGCCGGCACCGGCGTCTCGTACGGCCACACCTACACCACCGCAGGGGAGACCACGCTGGCCGTGGTGCCGGTCGGCTACGGCGACGGGGTGCCCCGGCACGCCTCGAACGTCGGCCCGGTCCGGCTGGCCGGACGCAACCGCACCATCGCCGGCCGGGTCTGCATGGACCAGATAGTCGTCGACTGCGGCGACGACCCGGTGGCCCCCGGCGACGTGGCGACCCTCTTCGGCGACGGCGCCGACGGCGGACCCACCGCCGACGACTGGGCCGAGGCCGTCGGCACCATCAACTACGAGATCGTGACCCGGTTCGGCGGCGTCCGGACCACCCGGGTCTACCACGGCGAGCGGACATGA
- the rimI gene encoding ribosomal protein S18-alanine N-acetyltransferase, translating to MTADPTPRRPVRIGRFRWWHVADVLPIEADLFGVEQWSAAMFWNELANRHHYLVATDGPDGPVLGYAGLAVQPPDEAWVQNIAVRRDAQRRGVGRALLEALLAEADARRVRAVLLEVAVDNAPAQKLYAAYDFEPVGIRRGYYQPTNTDALVMRRARD from the coding sequence GTGACGGCCGATCCGACCCCGCGCCGGCCGGTCCGGATCGGCCGGTTCCGCTGGTGGCACGTCGCCGACGTGCTGCCGATCGAGGCCGACCTGTTCGGCGTCGAGCAGTGGTCGGCGGCGATGTTCTGGAACGAGCTGGCCAACCGGCACCACTACCTGGTCGCCACCGACGGACCGGACGGGCCGGTGCTCGGCTACGCCGGGCTGGCCGTCCAGCCACCGGACGAGGCGTGGGTGCAGAACATCGCGGTCCGGCGGGACGCCCAGCGCCGCGGCGTCGGGCGGGCCCTGCTGGAGGCGCTGCTCGCCGAGGCCGACGCGCGCCGCGTCCGGGCCGTGCTGCTGGAGGTCGCGGTGGACAACGCCCCCGCGCAGAAGCTCTACGCGGCGTACGACTTCGAGCCGGTCGGCATCCGGCGCGGCTACTACCAGCCCACCAACACCGACGCGCTGGTCATGCGGCGTGCCCGAGACTGA
- the tsaD gene encoding tRNA (adenosine(37)-N6)-threonylcarbamoyltransferase complex transferase subunit TsaD, which produces MADEPLILGIETSCDETGVGIVRGHTLLADALASSVEQHARFGGVVPEVASRAHLEAIVPTMDRALTEAGVTLADIDAIAVTSGPGLAGALLVGVAAAKGYALAAEKPVYGVNHLAAHVAVDTLEHGPLPEPAIALLVSGGHSSLLLVDDLARGVTPLGATIDDAAGEAFDKVARLLGLPFPGGPYVDREARAGDPAAIAFPRGLTAPKDLAAHRYDFSFSGLKTAVARWVEARQRAGEPVPVADVAASFQEAVCDVLVGKALAACRANGVETLVIGGGVAANSRLRALAGQRAAKHGIRVRVPRPKLCTDNGAMVAALGAHLVAAGVAPSRLDLPADSAMPLTRVSG; this is translated from the coding sequence ATGGCTGACGAACCGCTGATCCTCGGGATCGAGACCTCCTGCGACGAGACCGGCGTGGGCATCGTCCGGGGGCACACCCTGCTCGCCGACGCGCTCGCCTCCAGCGTCGAGCAGCACGCCAGGTTCGGCGGGGTGGTGCCCGAGGTGGCCAGCCGCGCCCACCTGGAGGCCATCGTGCCCACCATGGACCGGGCGCTGACCGAGGCGGGCGTGACCCTCGCCGACATCGACGCCATCGCGGTCACCTCCGGCCCCGGCCTGGCCGGCGCGCTGCTGGTCGGCGTGGCCGCCGCCAAGGGTTACGCGCTCGCCGCCGAGAAACCGGTGTACGGGGTGAACCACCTGGCCGCGCACGTGGCGGTGGACACTTTGGAACACGGCCCGCTGCCCGAGCCGGCGATCGCGCTGCTGGTCTCCGGCGGGCACTCCTCCCTGCTGCTCGTCGACGACCTGGCCCGGGGGGTCACCCCGCTCGGCGCGACCATCGACGACGCGGCCGGCGAGGCGTTCGACAAGGTGGCCCGGCTGCTCGGCCTGCCGTTCCCCGGCGGCCCGTACGTCGACCGGGAGGCCCGCGCCGGCGACCCGGCGGCGATCGCCTTCCCCCGGGGGCTGACCGCGCCGAAGGACCTGGCCGCCCACCGGTACGACTTCTCGTTCTCCGGTCTGAAGACGGCGGTGGCCCGGTGGGTGGAGGCCCGGCAGCGGGCCGGCGAGCCGGTGCCGGTGGCCGACGTAGCCGCGTCCTTCCAGGAGGCGGTCTGCGACGTGCTGGTCGGCAAGGCGCTCGCCGCCTGCCGGGCCAACGGGGTCGAGACGCTCGTCATCGGCGGGGGAGTGGCGGCCAACTCGCGGCTGCGGGCGCTGGCCGGGCAGCGGGCCGCGAAGCACGGGATCCGGGTCCGGGTGCCCCGGCCGAAGCTGTGCACCGACAACGGCGCGATGGTCGCCGCGCTCGGCGCGCACCTGGTGGCCGCCGGGGTCGCGCCCAGCCGGCTGGACCTGCCCGCCGATTCGGCCATGCCGCTGACCAGGGTCAGCGGGTAA
- a CDS encoding NAD(P)H-hydrate dehydratase → MKAVWRVADVRAAEAGLMATLPAGTLMRRAAAGLARRCALLLADRGGAYGARVLLLVGSGDNGGDALYAGALLAGRGAAVEALLLSPDRAHPEGLAALRAAGGRTVDDLPARADLALDGIVGIGGTGGLREPARRLVERLPQVRGRDGGRATVVAVDVPSGVAVDTGHVPRDPAGRADALRADVTVAFGALKPALVVGEAAGYAGQVDLVDIGLTPWLRGTPALRVTEWSDVVDGWPRLGPASEKYTRGVVGLATGSATYPGAAVLSVGGALAGPTGLVRYAGSAAAEVLRRYPSVIATGRVADAGRVQAWVCGSGLGAGEEAAAELRAVLAAPVPVVLDADALTMLVDGSMADRLRGRDAPIVVTPHDREYARLCGEEPGADRVGATLRLAAWMNAVVLLKGDRTVVGTPAGQAYVNPTGTPALATGGTGDVLAGLLGSLLAAGLPPERAAALAAYLHGLAGREAARHGPVTAPDVAVALRPVLARLP, encoded by the coding sequence ATGAAAGCGGTGTGGCGGGTCGCCGACGTACGGGCGGCCGAGGCCGGCCTGATGGCCACCCTGCCGGCGGGCACGCTGATGCGACGGGCCGCCGCCGGGCTGGCCCGCCGCTGCGCGCTGCTGCTCGCCGACCGGGGCGGGGCGTACGGCGCCCGGGTGCTGCTGCTGGTCGGCAGCGGCGACAACGGCGGTGACGCCCTGTACGCCGGCGCGCTGCTGGCGGGCCGGGGGGCGGCGGTCGAGGCGCTGCTGCTCAGCCCCGACCGGGCCCATCCCGAGGGGTTGGCCGCGCTGCGGGCCGCCGGTGGTCGTACCGTCGACGACCTGCCGGCCCGCGCGGACCTGGCGCTCGACGGCATCGTCGGCATCGGCGGCACGGGCGGTCTCCGTGAGCCGGCGCGCCGGCTGGTCGAACGGCTGCCGCAGGTGCGTGGGCGGGACGGCGGCCGGGCCACCGTGGTCGCCGTGGACGTGCCCAGCGGCGTCGCCGTCGACACCGGCCACGTGCCCCGTGACCCGGCCGGTCGGGCGGACGCGCTGCGGGCGGACGTGACGGTGGCCTTCGGCGCGCTCAAGCCGGCGCTGGTGGTGGGCGAGGCGGCCGGCTACGCCGGGCAGGTGGACCTGGTCGACATCGGCCTGACCCCCTGGCTGCGGGGCACGCCCGCGCTGCGGGTCACCGAGTGGTCGGACGTGGTGGACGGCTGGCCGCGGCTCGGCCCGGCCTCGGAGAAGTACACCCGGGGCGTGGTGGGGCTGGCGACCGGCTCGGCGACGTACCCGGGCGCGGCCGTGCTCTCGGTCGGCGGGGCGCTGGCCGGGCCGACCGGGCTGGTCCGGTACGCCGGCAGCGCCGCCGCCGAGGTGCTGCGCCGGTACCCGTCGGTGATCGCCACCGGTCGGGTCGCCGACGCCGGCCGGGTGCAGGCGTGGGTGTGCGGCTCCGGGCTGGGCGCCGGCGAGGAGGCCGCCGCCGAGCTGCGTGCCGTGCTGGCCGCGCCGGTGCCGGTGGTGCTCGACGCGGACGCGCTGACCATGCTGGTGGACGGCTCGATGGCGGACCGGCTGCGCGGTCGGGACGCGCCGATCGTGGTGACCCCGCACGACCGCGAGTACGCCCGGCTCTGCGGCGAGGAGCCGGGCGCGGACCGGGTCGGGGCGACCCTGCGGCTGGCCGCCTGGATGAACGCGGTGGTGCTGCTCAAGGGGGACCGCACGGTGGTCGGCACGCCGGCCGGTCAGGCGTACGTCAACCCGACCGGCACCCCGGCGTTGGCCACCGGCGGCACCGGTGACGTGCTGGCCGGGCTGCTCGGCTCGCTGCTGGCCGCCGGGCTGCCGCCGGAGCGGGCCGCCGCGCTGGCCGCGTACCTGCACGGGCTGGCCGGTCGGGAGGCGGCCCGGCACGGCCCGGTGACCGCTCCGGACGTGGCGGTCGCGTTGCGCCCGGTGCTCGCCCGGCTGCCCTGA